In Yarrowia lipolytica chromosome 1F, complete sequence, a genomic segment contains:
- a CDS encoding uncharacterized protein (Compare to YALI0F09141g, some similarities with uniprot|P12689 Saccharomyces cerevisiae YOR346w REV1 DNA repair and DEHA0D11528g Debaryomyces hansenii, similar to Saccharomyces cerevisiae REV1 (YOR346W); ancestral locus Anc_7.46), with the protein MVNQRAKDTYLSPQARVAGEKEEAEEYGPTGFGDIGKYIVNKERKLLNADITLRNNAIAAAKEQGKEVPQLFKDCVVYVNGYTRPSANELRRMIVIHGGVYLTNLHLSGKTGVTHIVASNLTKKKKLEFQSYKVVTPDWVVDSVKESKVQDWAKYRLIVDTGNKNVLGLFKAKMATESFQELLDEELGDGGDLTQSLPTIEEPTKCSIIPSSLASPAHSMKPPVSKEPVALFPRPSLARKAERAPSVESPAPKRAKPIPSFSSFELSFDEEELFNSLPRPGAKGESESRTMGTQETQTQEGTDKTEETQEETRGQTEDEARYETVTTADNDVPISSLPFSSSMLRAVDQSIDAVKAEDANYDDLEFSQSELLGVLSQVGDGSVLEQALETEGEIQVDKGEPPDQLEDSDFDFLDHISAEESADESEKEDPAVERLAKEESSGRSVTPPIRPEDQLSTTPIKRTSKLPYAIDDPRFISHFYEKSRLHHLSTWKARLQAKFELSSKNKQVPPPISGGDRIIMHLDFDSFFVAVSTLDRPDLTRKPVAVGSGGSRNADIASCNYEARKYGVKNGMWMSRALKLCPDLQTVDYNFPKYEEVSEAFYTILRESQLDYIRPVSVDEALVDATTLIEANATECSLSEAAETVAKAIATKVRATTGCNISVGCSRNILLAKLALREAKPNGVHVMFDQKAISQLLDKTKISEIPGIGRSIAGQIREKLHVSTAGKLARLKDVIPNMSALLGPKRGPQIVDFCLGKDDSQIAVQDERKSISVEISYGVRFENKKQFDGFVFNMSAELASRMEEISVEGSQLTCKLYVRKNEHETPKYMGHGQCDIYNKSVSLGCSVSSTSEINLAARGQFAAMGYDPVLVRGVGIQITKLTRDKGKGKQSMLDFNRGRTTRPDLRAPIMPPAGTQFDIPADIDPEVLPFLPASLRKQIETRMGITGGSRGALDPPKTPTKKNQQEMGSFFSPSPSKSVYATPGLSQSSPIRAPSISPSPRRAKSVSPRKRPGKPAAKTQIKRQKANVRISHLLPDVQVCSEEMAALQNELAILKAALGEGTPVELVTRMMPLVNSQTDMNIFMELSSSIQQEVIMDYRNEIQRKIASISRQLEDLKEKERIERSREGSNLRTISLGTVTRNRPDTQELLSRLSQWVKSSYDGPHEDDVTHMIRRLRHYRNEGYHEVVNASVRWLSKLSAKSPDWSGVVRDIIVGLQEG; encoded by the coding sequence ATGGTCAACCAGAGGGCCAAAGATACATACCTCAGCCCGCAGGCTAGGGTGGCGggagaaaaggaggaggctgaggagtATGGACCCACGGGGTTTGGAGATATCGGCAAGtacattgtcaacaaggagcGCAAGCTGCTGAATGCCGATATCACACTGCGAAACAATGCCATAGCAGCTGCCAAGGAACAGGGCAAGGAGGTGCCGCAACTGTTCAAGGATTGTGTTGTATATGTCAACGGATACACACGTCCGTCGGCCAACGAGCTACGTCGCATGATTGTTATTCATGGAGGTGTCTATTTGACCAATTTGCACCTGTCTGGAAAGACTGGAGTGACTCATATAGTGGCCAGCAATCTcaccaaaaagaagaagctcgagTTTCAGAGCTACAAGGTGGTCACTCCCGACTGGGTGGTCGATAGTGTCAAAGAGAGCAAGGTGCAGGACTGGGCCAAGTACAGGTTGATTGTGGACACGGGCAACAAAAATGTCCTGGGGTTgttcaaggccaagatgGCTACAGAGTCGTTTCAGGAGCTGTTAGATGAGGAGTTgggtgatggtggagatTTGACACAGTCTCTGCCGACGATAGAAGAACCCACCAAGTGTTCCATTATCCCATCATCTCTAGCTTCTCCCGCTCACAGCATGAAACCACCGGTGAGCAAGGAACCTGTGGCATTATTTCCTCGTCCTTCACTGGCGAGAAAAGCCGAGCGTGCTCCCTCAGTAGAGTCGCCAGCACCGAAACGAGCCAAACCTATCCCTTCGTTCTCATCGTTCGAGTTGTCTTtcgatgaggaggagctgttcAACTCCCTGCCACGTCCAGGAGCAAAGGGCGAGTCAGAGAGCCGGACTATGGGCACCCAAGAGACTCAGACCCAGGAGGGGACAGATAAAACCGAGGAGACCCAGGAAGAGACCCGGGGGCAAACTGAGGACGAAGCTCGATACGAAACAGTCACGACTGCAGATAATGACGTACCAATCTCGTCCCTGCccttcagcagcagcatgttACGAGCTGTGGACCAGAGCATCGACGCTGTGAAGGCGGAGGATGCAAACTACGACGACTTGGAGTTCAGTCAGAGTGAGTTACTGGGGGTGTTGAGTCAAGTAGGTGACGGTTCTGTACTTGAACAGGCGTTGGAGACTGAAGGTGAGATACAGGTTGACAAAGGAGAGCCCCCAGATCAGTTAGAAGACTCAGACTTTGACTTCTTGGACCACATTAGTGCCGAGGAGTCTGCTGACGAATCTGAGAAGGAAGACCCTGCTGTGGAAAGATTGGCAAAGGAAGAGTCGTCGGGAAGATCAGTTACTCCACCAATTCGCCCGGAAGATCAGCTGTCGACGACACCAATCAAACGGACTAGCAAACTTCCGTATGCAATCGACGATCCCAGATTCATCTCCCACTTTTACGAAAAGTCTCGTCTGCACCATCTCTCTACCTGGAAGGCCCGTCTACAGGCTAAATTCGAGTTGTCTtccaaaaacaaacaagTACCACCTCCTATATCTGGAGGCGATCGGATCATCATGCACCTTGACTTCGACTCCTTCTTCGTGGCGGTATCTACGCTTGACAGGCCAGATCTGACCAGAAAACCGGTTGCGGTAGGCAGTGGAGGATCCAGAAACGCTGACATAGCCAGTTGCAACTACGAGGCTCGAAAATACGGCGTCAAGAACGGCATGTGGATGTCACGTGCCCTGAAACTGTGCCCAGATCTGCAGACTGTGGACTACAACTTCCCCAAGTACGAGGAGGTGTCTGAGGCGTTTTATACAATCCTAAGAGAGTCTCAGCTGGACTACATTCGGCCAGTTTCTGTTGATGAGGCCCTTGTAGATGCCACAACTCTCATCGAGGCCAATGCGACCGAGTGTTCACTCTCTGAAGCTGCCGAAACAGTTGCGAAAGCTATCGCGACCAAAGTGAGGGCCACGACAGGATGCAACATCTCTGTTGGCTGTTCCAGAAACATACTACTAGCTAAACTCGCTCTTCGAGAAGCCAAACCGAACGGAGTCCATGTCATGTTTGACCAGAAAGCTATTTCCCAACTCCTGGATAAGACCAAGATTTCAGAAATCCCTGGTATAGGCAGGTCAATAGCTGGTCAGATTCGCGAAAAACTGCATGTGTCAACTGCAGGTAAACTAGCTCGTCTGAAGGACGTGATTCCAAACATGTCTGCTCTATTGGGCCCCAAACGAGGGCCTCAGATTGTCGACTTTTGTCTTGGCAAAGATGACTCTCAGATAGCTGTCCAGGATGAACGCAAATCCATCAGTGTGGAGATTTCTTATGGAGTTCGGTtcgagaacaagaagcagtTCGACGGGTTTGTGTTTAACATGTCTGCCGAGCTGGCTTCTCGAATGGAGGAGATTTCTGTCGAGGGCAGCCAGTTGACGTGCAAGCTCTATGTGCGTAAAAACGAGCATGAGACCCCCAAGTACATGGGCCATGGACAGTGCGACATTTACAACAAGAGTGTGAGTCTGGGGTGCTCGGTGAGCAGTACAAGTGAGATTAATTTGGCTGCCAGGGGCCAGTTTGCTGCTATGGGATACGATCCTGTATTGGTTAGAGGAGTGGGTATTCAGATAACCAAACTGACCCGTGATAAGGGTAAGGGAAAACAGTCCATGCTGGACTTCAATCGGGGAAGAACCACTAGACCCGATCTACGTGCCCCTATCATGCCCCCAGCGGGCACTCAGTTTGATATTCCCGCTGATATCGACCCCGAGGTGCTTCCTTTTCTTCCTGCTTCCCTTCGAAAACAGATTGAGACTAGAATGGGCATTACCGGTGGTTCTAGAGGTGCATTGGATCCGCCTAAAACGCCAACCAAAAAGAACCAGCAAGAAATGGGCTCGTTTTTCAGCCCCAGCCCCAGCAAGAGCGTCTACGCAACCCCGGGACTGAGTCAGAGCTCTCCCATTCGAGCACCAAGTATctcaccttctccacgaCGAGCCAAGTCGGTCAGTCCTCGGAAGCGTCCTGGAAAGCCTGCTGCCAAGACCCAGATCAAGCGTCAGAAGGCCAACGTCAGGATATCTCATTTGCTTCCAGACGTGCAGGTCTGTTCGGAGGAGATGGCGGCTCTCCAGAACGAGCTGGCCATATTGAAGGCTGCTCTTGGAGAAGGCACTCCCGTGGAGCTGGTGACACGAATGATGCCTCTGGTGAACTCGCAGACGGACATGAACATTTTTATGGAACTGTCGTCGTCCATTCAACAAGAGGTGATCATGGATTACCGTAACGAGATCCAGCGCAAGATTGCTAGCATCTCAAGACAGTTGgaggatctcaaggagaaggaacgGATCGAACGAAGCCGAGAAGGCTCGAACCTGAGAACTATCTCCCTGGGAACGGTTACTCGAAACAGACCAGATACTCAGGAGCTGTTGAGTAGACTCAGTCAGTGGGTTAAATCTAGCTACGACGGTCCCCATGAAGATGACGTTACTCATATGATCAGACGGCTACGGCATTACCGCAACGAGGGGTACCACGAGGTAGTCAACGCCTCTGTTCGTTGGCTTTCCAAATTGAGTGCCAAAAGTCCAGATTGGTCGGGGGTTGTGAGAGATATAATAGTTGGTTTGCAGGAGGGATAA
- a CDS encoding uncharacterized protein (Compare to YALI0F09163g, weakly similar to uniprot|Q12303 Saccharomyces cerevisiae YLR121c YPS3 GPI-anchored aspartyl protease 3 (yapsin 3) and DEHA0A03729g Debaryomyces hansenii), with protein MKLPTLALAAAAVAAPLVAPVEQFSLPTQKGNGYLIVNVDRLSVRFPYGVEFSIGTPAQRFKGVFDTGSERLQMNGASDSRCQADNDYVCLGGVYNPADSSTWKYDTNGTGTWGGQGAEGTDTLTLGFKKDECDFFQGGDIVSIPGYGIYNSNDTAGWDSPIFGLSKILYPEEGYKNLPYWLKEQGIAKRQAFSLYSEAPIELDSAATKNVRTQCIFGGIDHSKYEGPLVKLPLVSETQYSVRINTMTIGGVVQPSENARNLTLDTGVNDIRFLSNETSEWISQKYGTHTYNGTQWDIACDAEFDINYEFEGGVSIPVNFKQFVQHNPNGVCNIGIEIGDNQTDTIAGASFISRAYVVYDNDYPFLHLAKRKYGYSKPNIEVITGEIS; from the coding sequence ATGAAACTACCAACCCTCGCTCTGGCCGCAGCAGCTGTCGCTGCTCCCCTGGTAGCCCCCGTCGAGCAATTCTCGCTCCCCACACAAAAAGGCAACGGCTACCTGATAGTCAACGTCGACCGACTGTCGGTGCGGTTCCCCTACGGCGTGGAATTCTCCATCGGCACCCCGGCCCAGCGGTTCAAGGGCGTGTTTGACACTGGCAGCGAACGTCTGCAGATGAACGGCGCTTCCGACTCTCGATGCCAAGCCGATAACGACTACGTGTGCCTGGGCGGCGTCTACAACCCCGCAGACTCCTCCACTTGGAAGTATGACACCAACGGAACCGGCACCTGGGGCGGACAAGGCGCCGAAGGAACAGACACCCTCACCCTGGGCTTCAAAAAGGACGAGTGCGACTTCTTCCAGGGCGGCGACATTGTTTCAATCCCCGGCTACGGAATCTACAACTCCAACGACACGGCAGGCTGGGACTCGCCCATCTTCGGACTGTCCAAAATCTTGTACCCCGAAGAGGGATACAAGAACCTGCCGTACTGGCTCAAGGAACAGGGCATTGCCAAGCGACAGGCCTTCTCCCTCTACTCCGAGGCGCCCATCGAGCTGGACTCCGCTGCCACCAAAAACGTGAGAACTCAGTGCATTTTCGGCGGAATCGATCACTCCAAGTACGAAGGACCTCTCGTCAAGCTGCCCCTGGTGTCTGAGACCCAGTACTCTGTGCGAATCAACACCATGACCATCGGTGGAGTGGTCCAGCCGTCGGAAAACGCCCGAAACCTCACTCTGGACACCGGCGTCAACGACATCCGATTCCTGTCCAACGAAACCTCCGAGTGGATCTCTCAAAAGTACGGAACCCACACCTACAACGGCACCCAGTGGGACATAGCCTGCGACGCTGAGTTCGACATCAACTACGAGTTTGAAGGCGGCGTTTCCATCCCCGTCAACTTCAAGCAGTTTGTCCaacacaaccccaacgGAGTGTGCAACATTGGAATCGAAATCGGAGACAACCAGACCGACACCATTGCTGGCGCCTCATTTATTTCCCGAGCATACGTGGTATACGACAACGACTACCCATTCCTTCACCTAGCCAAGCGAAAGTACGGCTACTCCAAGCCCAACATTGAGGTCATCACCGGAGAGATTAGCTaa
- a CDS encoding uncharacterized protein (Compare to YALI0F09119g, some similarities with DEHA0C11132g Debaryomyces hansenii) — protein MQALTLSSEFRITAQIQSGSFQQAPMTPSRPRHLSWHSFLAMRPRNRLPLAGVWGAGVQGPGGGRQAGVNGREGSRLRLGLQGRARLGGGLGLSRGAVGAGAGGAGAGGGVTTGWHLAMAALISSIPLMYWVLAQARHFWVHSKPSRNWHSQDLRPWQVLRPTDSLKHFLVQKRFSSRARDRLPFPVGAGAGVQAEGWTWGGMETELSWGAGNSRPRSATAVAARAATERTEVSCIVDVRVSVVVSLDKTCEEMRGDYISLGFPYVLVDSSESDFKQVYS, from the coding sequence ATGCAAGCGTTAACATTGTCATCAGAGTTTCGGATAACAGCGCAGATACAGTCGGGGTCCTTCCAGCAGGCGCCCATGACGCCGAGCAGACCGAGGCACTTGTCCTGGcactccttcttggcaatgaGACCGAGGAATCGCTTGCCGTTGGCAGGAGTCTGGGGAGCGGGAGTGCAGGGGCCGGGAGGGGGCAGGCAGGCGGGGGTTAACGGGAGAGAGGGTAGTAGGCTGAGGCTGGGGTTGCAGGGACGCGCTAGACTGGGGGGAGGGTTAGGACTCAGCCGGGGGGCGGTAGGAGCAGGGGcgggaggagcaggagcgggGGGGGGGGTAACAACGGGGTGGCACTTGGCGATGGCGGCGTTGATCTCGTCAATACCGTTGATGTACTGGGTCTTGGCACAAGCCAGACACTTCTGGGTCCACTCGAAGCCGTCGAGGAACTGGCACTCGCAGGACTTGAGGCCCTGGCAGGTGTTGAGGCCGACGGACAGCTTGAAGCACTTCTTGGTGCAGAAGAGGTTCTCGAGCAGAGCGAGAGATCGCTTACCGTTTCCAGTGGGGGCGGGAGCGGGGGTGCAGGCTGAGGGCTGGACCTGGGGGGGGATGGAGACCGAGTTGAGCTGGGGAGCGGGGAACAGCAGGCCGAGGTCAGCGACGGCGGTGGCGGCGAGAGCGGCAACAGAGAGGACAGAGGTGAGCTGCATTGTTGATGTGAGAGTGAGTGTGGTTGTTAGTCTGGACAAGACTTGTGAGGAGATGAGAGGGGATTATATATCCCTGGGATTcccgtatgtacttgtagacagCTCCGAATCAGACTTCAAACAAGTGTACAGTTGA